In one window of Gossypium arboreum isolate Shixiya-1 chromosome 4, ASM2569848v2, whole genome shotgun sequence DNA:
- the LOC108459293 gene encoding amino acid transporter AVT1D-like — translation MGSSSCNNDESSLGTPFIFDTILDEEVHTPVLLTSDQSVSVNGSIPSEKQCSFTQALINGINVLSGIGLLTTPYAVKEGGWFSLTLLIIFGIIACYTGVLLKRCLESSPGLQTYPDIGQAAFGVAGRLMISVILYAELYAACVEYVIMMSDNLSMIFPTTNIHFAEIYLDAPQVFAIIGTLIILPTVWLRDLSLLSYISVGGVGASILMVLCLLWVGVDQVGFHRGGTALNLANLPISVGIYSFCYAGHSVFPNIYSSMREPSLFPFVLIGSFMFCWTVCTGVAISGFLIFGDSVESQFTLNMPMKFLASKIAVCTVVIITVSKYALTLTPIALSLEELVSSTWFRSYGVSILIRTALVISTLVVAMTVPFFAFVMALAGSLLAMLITIIFPCACYLSILGDRLNKLQITACICIAALGLVIACLGTYSSIIRIAGRLD, via the exons ATGGGCAGTTCCAGCTGTAACAATGATGAGTCTTCCCTGGGTACTCCATTCATTTTCGATACCATTTTAGATGAAGAAGTGCATACCCCTGTTCTCCTAACTTCAGATCAAAGTGTTTCTGTCAATGGATCAATACCATCAGAGAAGCAGTGTTCATTTACCCAAGCACTTATTAATG GAATCAATGTTCTGTCCGGCATAGGACTCCTTACAACTCCTTATGCAGTGAAAGAAGGAGGGTGGTTTAGCCTCACATTACTCATAATATTTGGAATCATTGCTTGTTATACTGGAGTTTTATTAAAAAGATGTTTAGAAAGCTCTCCTGGCCTACAAACTTATCCTGATATCGGACAGGCCGCTTTCGGTGTAGCCGGTCGCTTAATGATATCT GTGATTTTGTATGCAGAATTATAT GCGGCGTGTGTGGAGTACGTAATAATGATGAGTGATAACCTGTCGATGATTTTCCCGACCACCAACATACATTTTGCGGAAATATATCTGGATGCTCCTCAAGTATTTGCTATCATAGGAACTCTCATTATTCTCCCAACTGTTTGGCTTCGAGACCTTAGCTTGCTCTCATACATTTCAG TTGGTGGAGTTGGGGCATCAATCTTAATGGTGCTTTGCTTGTTATGGGTTGGAGTCGATCAGGTCGGGTTTCATCGAGGTGGAACTGCTCTTAACCTTGCAAACCTTCCCATCTCAGTTGGTATATACAGCTTCTGCTATGCCGGCCATTCCGTTTTTCCAAATATATATTCTTCCATGAGAGAGCCCTCACTTTTTCCTTTTGTTCTTATAGGCAG CTTTATGTTTTGTTGGACCGTTTGCACAGGGGTAGCTATCTCTGGCTTTCTCATATTTGGTGACTCAGTTGAATCTCAATTTACTCTAAACATGCCCATGAAATTCTTGGCCTCGAAAATCGCAGTCTGCACTGTG GTTATCATAACGGTATCAAAATATGCCTTGACACTTACGCCCATTGCTTTGAGTCTAGAAGAACTTGTATCCTCCACATGGTTTAGATCTTATGGTGTTTCTATACTCATAAGAACAGCTTTAGTGATTTCAACTTTAGTGGTTGCAATGACGGTTCCCTTTTTTg CTTTTGTGATGGCATTGGCAGGATCTTTGCTTGCAATGCTGATT ACTATCATCTTTCCATGTGCCTGTTATCTCAGCATACTTGGCGATAGATTAAACAAGTTACAA ATAACAGCCTGCATTTGCATTGCTGCTCTAGGACTGGTAATCGCTTGTCTTGGTACATATTCTTCGATCATAAGAATAGCTGGCCGACTCGATTGA